From the genome of Sulfitobacter sp. DSM 110093, one region includes:
- a CDS encoding XRE family transcriptional regulator has protein sequence MPTANGDSVSTLGARMRKQRHRLSLTLQQLGEASGVSVGYLSQVERGRATPSLGTLSQIAVALQVEVSFFIHTPKTQDSLTRADERQRFAVSGSSIEYEKLGADFPGHELSSYIMNVPPGYASEEVVHEGEEVIYILEGEIAQVVDGGEHIMKPGDSLHYLGSSPHSWSNNTDKPARVLWVGRMQYEQAAGANRIRPNEGALATAFASSRP, from the coding sequence TTGCCAACTGCCAATGGCGATAGTGTATCCACACTTGGCGCGCGTATGCGTAAGCAGCGCCACCGTTTGTCCCTGACATTGCAGCAGCTGGGCGAAGCCTCTGGCGTGTCGGTTGGCTATCTGAGCCAAGTTGAACGGGGCAGGGCCACGCCATCACTGGGCACCCTGTCGCAGATCGCGGTGGCGTTGCAGGTCGAAGTCAGCTTTTTCATCCATACCCCCAAGACCCAAGACAGCCTGACCCGCGCGGATGAACGTCAGCGCTTTGCCGTGTCAGGGTCTTCGATCGAATACGAAAAGCTTGGCGCGGATTTTCCGGGGCATGAACTGTCGTCCTACATCATGAACGTGCCACCGGGCTATGCTTCGGAAGAAGTCGTGCATGAGGGCGAAGAAGTGATCTATATCCTTGAAGGAGAGATCGCGCAGGTCGTCGATGGGGGGGAGCATATCATGAAGCCCGGCGACAGCCTGCATTACCTCGGCAGCAGCCCGCATTCTTGGTCAAACAATACTGACAAGCCCGCCCGCGTGCTTTGGGTTGGCCGGATGCAGTACGAACAGGCCGCTGGCGCCAACAGAATACGTCCGAATGAAGGGGCATTAGCCACCGCATTCGCGTCGTCTCGCCCGTAA
- a CDS encoding metallophosphoesterase, producing the protein MTRFVHLTDLHISHPDLNDPHLQSDTPATLRRVVEVINAMQPQPDFVVASGDLTNQGDRESYELVRDILSDLRAPLVLALGNHDKRAGFNAVFAPGLADAPYFHDAQHGDLHVIALDSSVPGKVAGALDDPQFEFLEAALQRHSDLAKLLVIHHPPRIDPDALAWGSLDETSSARLAGMLKGQHVAGILSGHVHVNRVSHWHGISVVISNGLHSTIDLTETRDLRIVEGTGFGLCDWHPSGLTVSFAPLDPTARELARIGHDQLRSFE; encoded by the coding sequence ATGACCCGCTTTGTCCATCTGACCGACCTGCACATCTCGCATCCCGATCTGAACGATCCACATCTGCAAAGTGACACCCCCGCCACCCTGCGCCGCGTGGTTGAGGTGATTAACGCAATGCAGCCGCAGCCCGATTTCGTGGTGGCCAGCGGTGATTTGACCAACCAAGGCGACCGGGAAAGCTATGAGTTAGTGCGCGACATTCTTAGCGATCTGCGCGCCCCTTTGGTGCTGGCGCTTGGCAATCATGACAAACGCGCTGGTTTCAACGCGGTCTTTGCGCCGGGGCTGGCCGATGCGCCCTATTTCCACGATGCACAGCACGGCGATCTACACGTGATTGCGTTGGACAGCAGCGTGCCGGGTAAGGTGGCCGGGGCGCTGGATGATCCGCAATTCGAGTTTCTTGAGGCGGCGTTACAGCGCCATTCCGATCTGGCAAAGCTATTGGTCATCCACCACCCGCCGCGCATTGACCCTGATGCGTTGGCTTGGGGCAGTCTTGATGAGACAAGCAGCGCGCGCTTGGCGGGAATGCTGAAAGGTCAGCACGTCGCGGGGATTTTGTCGGGCCATGTGCATGTGAACCGGGTGAGCCATTGGCATGGCATTTCTGTGGTGATCTCTAACGGGCTGCATTCCACCATCGACCTGACAGAAACGCGCGATCTGCGTATCGTCGAAGGCACCGGATTCGGCCTGTGCGACTGGCACCCCAGCGGGCTAACCGTTTCATTTGCCCCGCTTGACCCGACGGCGCGTGAACTCGCGCGGATTGGCCACGATCAGCTAAGGTCCTTTGAATAA
- a CDS encoding ATP-binding cassette domain-containing protein has protein sequence MTEVPLLEVSNLTRHYKLPRQSLLRRAPVLTALEGAAFSLHAGETLGVVGESGSGKSTLARLIMAFEAPDAGEVLFQGRNLHGLTAEELRKLRRGFQMVFQDPFGSLNPRRRIGWSIAEPLRANGETENITHRVAEALEQVGLHPADASKYPHEFSGGQRQRVAIARAIITRPALLVADEAVSALDVSVQAQILNLLMDLQDDLGLGMVFISHDLAVVASICDRVLVLQHGKTLESGVAADVLRSPKHPYTKTLLKAAGVRP, from the coding sequence ATGACTGAGGTGCCGCTCTTGGAAGTCAGCAACCTCACCCGCCACTACAAGCTGCCACGGCAAAGCCTGCTGCGCCGGGCACCCGTGCTGACGGCATTGGAGGGGGCTGCATTTTCGCTGCACGCCGGAGAGACCTTGGGCGTGGTCGGCGAAAGTGGTTCGGGCAAATCGACCTTGGCGCGGCTCATCATGGCGTTTGAGGCTCCGGACGCGGGGGAGGTGCTGTTTCAGGGCCGCAATCTGCACGGCCTGACCGCAGAGGAATTGCGCAAGCTGCGGCGCGGCTTTCAGATGGTGTTTCAAGACCCTTTCGGCTCGCTCAACCCGCGCCGCCGCATTGGCTGGTCCATCGCAGAGCCACTGCGCGCCAACGGAGAGACGGAGAATATCACCCATCGCGTCGCCGAAGCCTTGGAGCAGGTCGGGCTGCACCCTGCCGACGCAAGCAAATATCCGCATGAGTTCTCAGGCGGGCAGCGGCAACGCGTCGCCATCGCCCGCGCGATCATCACCCGCCCCGCGCTGCTGGTCGCGGATGAGGCGGTCTCGGCCTTGGATGTGTCAGTGCAGGCGCAGATCCTGAACCTTTTGATGGACCTGCAAGATGATCTGGGACTTGGCATGGTCTTTATCAGCCATGACCTTGCGGTGGTGGCGTCGATCTGTGATCGGGTGCTGGTGCTACAGCACGGCAAGACGTTGGAAAGCGGTGTGGCCGCTGACGTGTTGCGCAGCCCTAAGCACCCTTATACGAAAACCCTGCTGAAAGCCGCAGGAGTACGCCCATGA
- a CDS encoding ABC transporter ATP-binding protein translates to MIELFSLSAHFGDAAALRDADLVIRRGDQLGIVGESGSGKTLLALCLMGMAPDSAQLTGRLSIDGRDMASASERDWQHLRARRVAMVFQEPMAALNPLRRVGDTVMEPMRLHEGLSRAEARKRALSLFEEVGIPDPDQRLRQFPHEMSGGQRQRVLIALALACNPMLLIADEPTTALDANVALRITDLLQRLAREREMALVFISHDLAAVARATEDIVVMYAGDIVERGPTAEVLGAPAHPYTKGLLGARPDASVAGRDADGKRRRLPTIPGSVPPLHGLPEGCRFAGRCPVELPQCATQRPVFTQTDVGRGAACHLLTEARHD, encoded by the coding sequence ATGATTGAGCTTTTTAGCCTATCGGCTCATTTTGGCGATGCCGCGGCCCTGCGGGATGCTGATCTGGTGATCCGGCGGGGGGATCAACTTGGCATCGTCGGGGAAAGCGGTTCGGGCAAGACGTTGCTGGCGTTGTGTCTGATGGGCATGGCTCCCGACAGCGCGCAGTTGACCGGGCGGCTTAGTATCGATGGGCGTGATATGGCCAGCGCGTCGGAGCGGGATTGGCAGCACCTGCGCGCCCGGCGGGTGGCAATGGTGTTTCAAGAACCGATGGCGGCGCTCAACCCCCTGCGGCGTGTGGGCGATACGGTGATGGAACCGATGCGTCTGCATGAGGGGCTCAGTCGGGCCGAAGCGCGGAAACGGGCGCTGAGCCTGTTTGAAGAGGTGGGCATTCCCGACCCAGACCAACGCTTGCGGCAGTTCCCCCATGAAATGTCGGGCGGGCAACGCCAGCGGGTGCTGATCGCGCTGGCCTTGGCATGTAACCCCATGCTGCTGATCGCGGATGAACCGACCACAGCGCTGGATGCCAATGTGGCGCTGCGGATCACCGATCTGCTGCAACGGCTGGCGCGGGAGCGCGAGATGGCGCTGGTTTTCATCAGCCATGACCTCGCTGCCGTGGCGCGGGCCACCGAAGACATCGTGGTGATGTATGCGGGCGATATCGTGGAGCGCGGTCCAACGGCAGAGGTGCTTGGCGCGCCCGCGCATCCCTATACCAAGGGTCTGTTGGGCGCGCGGCCTGATGCCAGTGTGGCGGGACGGGATGCCGATGGGAAACGGCGGCGCCTACCAACCATCCCGGGTTCTGTGCCGCCCCTGCATGGTCTGCCCGAAGGTTGCCGTTTCGCAGGGCGCTGTCCGGTCGAACTGCCCCAATGCGCCACGCAGCGCCCGGTCTTTACGCAGACCGACGTCGGGCGCGGTGCTGCCTGTCACTTATTGACGGAGGCACGCCATGACTGA
- a CDS encoding ABC transporter permease has product MRRLPANFLLGAVLVSLVVGVAALSLIWTPHDPQTMSISTKFAPPSAEHWLGTDQLGRDVVAQLMAAARNSMTVALVAVLLGGSIGVALGLLASALGGWVEDAVMRLADLGFAFPALLFAIMLAAVFGPSLTNAVLAISFINIPIFARVTRASANQIWTRDYVAAARAAGRGRFAISRDHILPNIAAAIIVQATIEFAVAILAEAALSYLGLGAQPPASSWGRMLSEAQTLMYLAPQLAIYPGLCIVVAVLGFGLLGDGLRDITDPRLVRAR; this is encoded by the coding sequence ATGAGGCGGCTTCCGGCGAACTTCTTGCTGGGTGCGGTTCTGGTCAGCTTAGTGGTCGGGGTTGCGGCCCTGTCGTTGATCTGGACCCCGCATGACCCGCAGACCATGTCGATCTCGACCAAATTCGCGCCGCCTTCGGCAGAGCATTGGCTGGGCACCGATCAACTGGGCCGCGATGTCGTGGCGCAGCTTATGGCGGCGGCACGCAATTCGATGACCGTGGCCTTGGTGGCGGTGCTGCTGGGCGGCAGCATTGGTGTGGCGCTGGGCCTTTTGGCGTCGGCGCTGGGCGGCTGGGTCGAGGATGCGGTGATGCGTTTGGCCGATCTGGGCTTTGCCTTTCCAGCGCTCTTGTTTGCGATCATGTTGGCGGCGGTCTTTGGCCCGTCGCTGACCAATGCAGTGCTGGCGATCTCCTTTATCAACATCCCGATCTTCGCCCGCGTGACACGCGCCTCGGCTAATCAGATATGGACCCGAGACTATGTTGCCGCTGCACGCGCGGCGGGGCGGGGGCGCTTCGCGATCAGCCGCGATCACATCCTGCCGAACATCGCCGCCGCGATCATCGTGCAGGCGACGATTGAATTTGCCGTGGCGATCTTGGCCGAAGCGGCGCTGAGCTATCTTGGCCTTGGGGCGCAGCCGCCTGCATCGAGCTGGGGGCGCATGTTGTCGGAGGCGCAGACGCTGATGTACCTAGCCCCGCAATTGGCGATCTATCCGGGGCTTTGCATCGTCGTGGCGGTGCTGGGGTTCGGCCTATTAGGTGATGGCTTGCGCGATATTACCGACCCTCGATTGGTGCGCGCGCGATGA
- a CDS encoding ABC transporter permease: protein MAYFLLRRTLGFVLTLLAVSLVVFAVMNVLPGDPALTILGMDASDDALAALRKQLGLNEPLMTRYLSWVWNALWGDFGLSHSFRVPVSELIAERLPMTISLAVAGMLVTLVLALSLGITAAAQHRRPGDWGVMFLSQLGIAVPAFWLSILLVMLFAVKLRWLPPGGFAGWSDPIAAIRSLILPTVALALVQSAVLARVTRSSALEIMRQDFVRTARASGLSRRRVLWRHVLPNALVPIVTIVGMQFAALVTGTIVIENVFYLPGLGRLIFQSIANRDLPTVQALVMLFAAIVVTANFVVDLLYVVIDPRLKARA from the coding sequence GTGGCATATTTCCTCCTTCGCCGCACGCTTGGTTTCGTGCTTACATTGCTGGCCGTGTCGCTGGTGGTTTTTGCCGTCATGAACGTGCTGCCGGGTGACCCGGCGCTGACGATCCTTGGGATGGACGCCAGTGATGATGCACTCGCTGCATTGCGCAAACAGCTTGGCCTGAATGAGCCGCTGATGACGCGCTATCTGTCGTGGGTGTGGAATGCGCTTTGGGGGGATTTCGGCCTTAGCCATTCCTTCCGCGTGCCCGTGTCTGAGTTGATCGCAGAGCGGCTACCGATGACCATCTCGCTTGCTGTGGCAGGGATGTTGGTGACACTGGTTCTGGCACTAAGCCTTGGCATCACCGCCGCCGCGCAGCATCGGCGGCCGGGCGATTGGGGGGTGATGTTCCTCAGCCAATTGGGCATCGCGGTCCCCGCATTTTGGCTGTCGATCCTGTTGGTCATGCTTTTTGCCGTCAAGCTGCGTTGGCTGCCGCCCGGCGGGTTTGCGGGCTGGTCTGATCCCATCGCGGCGATCCGGTCTTTGATCCTGCCCACGGTCGCATTGGCGCTGGTGCAATCGGCAGTGCTGGCGCGGGTCACGCGGTCTTCGGCTTTGGAGATAATGCGGCAGGATTTCGTGCGCACCGCGCGGGCGAGCGGGCTGTCACGGCGGCGGGTATTGTGGCGGCATGTTCTGCCCAATGCGCTGGTGCCGATCGTCACCATTGTCGGCATGCAATTTGCGGCACTCGTGACCGGGACGATCGTGATTGAAAACGTCTTTTACTTGCCCGGTCTTGGGCGGCTGATCTTTCAATCCATCGCGAACCGGGACCTGCCAACTGTCCAAGCGCTGGTGATGCTTTTTGCCGCCATCGTAGTAACGGCGAATTTCGTGGTCGATCTGCTATACGTCGTGATCGACCCGCGGCTGAAGGCGCGGGCATGA
- a CDS encoding ABC transporter substrate-binding protein gives MFDLPLTKPLPALTLAFALLASASTAAELVVGMQQEPTSLDPTADATASIDSMMTQNVFESLTTVAENGEVQPNLATKWDVSEDGLTYTFHLAEGVMFHDGSALDAEDVVFSFDRAMGEESVNPSKDIFEPITSVKAVDPQTVEITLSGKDAFFLFNMGQGDSAIVASESAEANNDNPVGSGPFKFDSWTRGDRLTLVKNPDHRDAADVALDKVVFRFISDPAAATAAMMAEELDAFPGFPAPELLPQFEADPRFRVNVGSTEGEVILAMNNAKPPFDNVEVRRAVATAIDRDEIIEGAMYGQAVPIGSFYPPHGTAYVDLTDAYPHDSAKAETMFADAGAAGATMTLRVPPFPYATRSAEIIQNQLAEAGIDAKVENVEWGFWIDEVYKKKNYDMTIIAHTSPNDMGNFARGPDYFYGYDNAEMTALWERIQTEVDSAKRDELLQQGQQMLSDQSVHGFLFQMPLLGVFREGVEGYWTSSPVLYMPLKGVSVAN, from the coding sequence ATGTTTGACCTGCCCCTCACCAAACCGCTTCCCGCGTTGACACTGGCCTTTGCCTTGCTGGCGTCCGCCTCTACCGCTGCTGAGCTTGTTGTCGGCATGCAGCAGGAACCCACCTCGCTTGACCCGACAGCGGATGCCACCGCCTCCATCGACAGTATGATGACGCAAAACGTCTTTGAATCGCTGACCACCGTGGCCGAGAACGGCGAAGTGCAGCCCAATCTTGCCACCAAGTGGGACGTATCCGAGGACGGGTTGACCTATACGTTCCATCTGGCCGAGGGCGTGATGTTTCACGATGGCAGCGCACTGGACGCGGAGGATGTGGTCTTCTCCTTCGACCGCGCTATGGGTGAGGAGAGCGTGAACCCCTCCAAGGATATTTTCGAGCCGATCACGAGCGTGAAAGCCGTTGATCCGCAGACGGTCGAAATCACGCTCAGCGGCAAGGATGCGTTCTTCCTGTTCAACATGGGGCAGGGCGACAGCGCCATCGTCGCTTCCGAGAGTGCGGAGGCCAACAACGACAACCCGGTGGGCTCCGGCCCTTTCAAGTTCGACAGTTGGACCCGTGGCGATCGTCTGACTTTGGTCAAGAACCCCGATCACCGCGACGCGGCTGATGTGGCGCTGGATAAGGTGGTGTTCCGTTTCATTTCTGACCCCGCTGCCGCTACGGCGGCGATGATGGCCGAGGAACTCGACGCCTTTCCCGGTTTCCCCGCGCCGGAATTGCTGCCGCAGTTCGAAGCCGACCCGCGCTTCCGCGTCAACGTCGGCTCGACCGAGGGCGAAGTGATCCTTGCGATGAACAACGCCAAACCGCCCTTTGACAATGTTGAGGTGCGCCGCGCCGTCGCCACCGCCATTGACCGGGATGAAATCATCGAAGGCGCGATGTATGGCCAAGCCGTTCCCATCGGCAGCTTTTACCCCCCGCATGGCACCGCCTATGTCGATCTGACCGATGCATACCCCCACGACAGCGCCAAAGCCGAAACCATGTTCGCGGATGCAGGCGCTGCCGGGGCAACGATGACCCTGCGCGTGCCGCCCTTCCCCTATGCCACCCGTTCGGCAGAAATCATCCAAAACCAGTTGGCCGAGGCTGGGATCGACGCCAAGGTCGAGAATGTCGAATGGGGTTTTTGGATCGATGAGGTCTATAAGAAGAAAAACTACGATATGACGATCATCGCCCATACCAGCCCCAACGACATGGGCAATTTTGCCCGGGGGCCAGATTACTTCTATGGCTATGACAATGCCGAGATGACAGCGCTCTGGGAGCGGATCCAAACCGAGGTTGATTCTGCCAAGCGCGATGAATTGCTACAGCAGGGTCAGCAGATGTTATCGGATCAATCGGTGCATGGTTTCCTGTTTCAAATGCCGCTGCTGGGTGTCTTCCGCGAGGGGGTCGAAGGCTATTGGACGTCTTCCCCTGTCCTTTATATGCCTCTCAAGGGCGTCAGCGTCGCAAATTGA